From a single Lolium rigidum isolate FL_2022 chromosome 7, APGP_CSIRO_Lrig_0.1, whole genome shotgun sequence genomic region:
- the LOC124672884 gene encoding protein trichome birefringence-like 10, whose translation MEMASARRRARQVSGDHVVLLSACVVLISVTLLLAAAVSSGFGAAGVAGEIKVVVRTTSAPAAVEDVDGGRRYCGEDDRDSMFVDGEWVRDEAELRYPLYQSRDCPFIDVGFRCGENGRPDDGYARWTWRPRRCTLPRFDAKKLLEVLRNRRLVFVGDSIGRNQWESMLCMLSSVVPDAEASVREENGSPITKHKGYLSFRFLHHNLTVEHYRSPYLVRRGSRPRRAPRHVRSVLQLGSMDARAPLWKGADVLVFNSGHWWNQDRFQQLQCYFQEGKKLRLDMSVEAAYQRAMDTVYQWVQKEVDASKTLAIFRTYSPAHTRATNGGSCAMETLPELNRTKVSLERWPGTLQPVFGGLDSEAASDLRVMNVTLMTAQRRDGHPAVYNVKPSARVSVGQRADCSHWCLPGVPDAWNELLYAMILTRYV comes from the exons ATGGAGATGGCGAGCGCGAGGAGGAGGGCGAGGCAGGTCAGCGGGGACCACGTCGTGCTGCTGAGCGCCTGCGTCGTCCTCATCTCTGTTACTCTACTCCTCGCTGCCGCCGTGTCTTCGGGCTTCGGGGCCGCGGGAGTCGCCGGGGAGATCAAAGTCGTCGTGAGGACGACCAGCGCCCCGGCAGCCGTcgaggacgtcgacggcggccGCAGGTACTGCGGCGAGGATGACCGCGACAGCATGTTCGTCGACGGCGAGTGGGTGCGCGACGAGGCCGAGCTGAGGTATCCGCTGTACCAGTCGAGGGACTGCCCGTTCATCGACGTGGGGTTCCGGTGCGGCGAGAACGGCCGGCCGGACGACGGGTACGCCCGGTGGACGTGGCGGCCAAGGCGCTGCACGCTCCCAAG ATTCGATGCCAAGAAGCTCCTGGAGGTGCTCCGGAACCGCCGGCTGGTGTTCGTGGGCGACTCGATCGGGCGCAACCAGTGGGAGTCGATGTTGTGCATGCTTTCCTCTGTCGTCCCCGATGCCGAGGCCTCGGTGCGCGAGGAGAACGGGAGCCCCATCACCAAGCACAAGGGCTACCTGTCCTTCAGGTTCCTCCACCATAACCTCACCGTGGAGCACTACCGGTCGCCGTACCTTGTCCGGCGCGGCAGCCGCCCCCGCCGCGCGCCCCGGCATGTGCGGTCGGTTCTCCAGCTCGGCTCCATGGACGCCAGGGCTCCCTTGTGgaagggcgctgacgtcctcgtcTTTAACTCTGGCCACTGGTGGAACCAGGACCGGTTTCAGCAACT GCAATGCTACTTTCAGGAAGGCAAGAAGCTGAGGCTGGACATGAGCGTGGAGGCCGCCTACCAGAGAGCCATGGACACTGTATACCAGTGGGTTCAGAAGGAAGTGGACGCAAGCAAGACCCTGGCCATCTTCAGAACATACTCACCTGCGCATACTAG GGCCACAAATGGCGGGAGCTGCGCCATGGAGACGCTGCCGGAGCTGAACAGGACGAAGGTCTCGCTAGAACGGTGGCCGGGAACGCTGCAGCCGGTGTTTGGAGGACTGGACTCTGAGGCGGCGTCGGACCTGCGTGTGATGAACGTGACACTAATGACGGCACAGAGAAGAGACGGTCACCCAGCGGTGTATAATGTGAAGCCGTCGGCGAGGGTGTCGGTTGGGCAGAGGGCGGACTGCAGTCACTGGTGCCTGCCTGGCGTGCCGGACGCTTGGAACGAGCTCCTCTATGCAATGATTCTTACAAGATATGTTTGA